Genomic segment of Pasteurella multocida subsp. multocida OH4807:
ACCGCACTGGCTTCTGAACAAAAAACTTGTTCATTACACGGCGGAGTCGAAATGGTAGAAATTCTGCACAGTTTGAATATGGATGCCGACAGCTTACTGACCGCAATGCTGTATCCTGTCATTAACCATAAACTTGTTGAATTAGCACAAGTGAGTGAAGAATTTGGTAGCAATATTAGCAAGTTAGCAAAAGGCGTGATGGAAATGGACAATATCCGTCAACTCAATGTCAGCCAATCGGCTAGCAGTTCTCAGGTCGACAACGTACGTCGTATGCTATTGGCTATGGTAGATGATTTCCGCTGTGTCATTATTAAACTGGCAGAACGGATCACTTTTCTCCGCGACGCAGAACAAGATTGCTCGGAAGAAGATAAAGTGTTGGCGGCTAAAGAGTGTGCTAACATTTATGCTCCTCTCGCCAACCGCCTCGGTATCGGACAACTGAAATGGGAATTAGAAGATTACTGTTTCCGCTATTTACATCCTGAACAATACCGTAATATTGCCCAATTATTACAAGAACGTCGTTTAGACCGCGAACAATATATTGCCGATTTCGTCGCTGAATTAAACGGCTATCTGCGTGAAAATATTGAGAATGCCGAAGTCTATGGACGACCAAAACATATTTACAGTATTTGGCGCAAGATGCAGAAGAAACATTTAGCCTTTAGCGACCTCTATGATGTACGTGCCGTACGTATTATCGTTCCGAAATTACAAGATTGTTATTCTGCCCTTGGTATTGTCCATACGCACTTCAAACATATTCCAAAAGAATTTGATGATTATGTGGCGAACCCTAAACCTAATGGCTATCAGTCTATCCATACGGTTGTGTTAGGTAAAGGCGGGAAACCTGTCGAAGTACAAATTCGAACACAACAAATGCATGATGACGCGGAGCTTGGTGTCGCAGCACACTGGAAATACAAAGAAGGTACCGTGGGTGGACGCTCAGGTTATGAAGAAAAAATCACGTGGTTACGTAAACTACTTGCATGGCAAGATGATATTACCGACTCAGGTGAGATTATGGCAGAAATGCGTAGCCAAGTGTTCGATGACCGCGTTTATGTTTTTACACCCAAAGGGGAAGTCATTGATTTACCAACAGGGTCTACCCCACTGGATTTTGCTTATAGTATTCATAGTGAAATTGGACATCGCTGCATTGGTGCCAAAGTAGCAGGTCGTATTGTTCCCTTCACCTACCAATTACAAATGGGTGATCAAATCGAGATCATTACTCAGAAAAATCCAAACCCAAGCCGAGATTGGCTCAATCCCAACCTTGGTTTTGCTCATACCGCTAAAGCACGCGCTAAAATTCATGCTTGGTTCAAAAAGCAAGATCGTGAGAAAAATATCCCTGCAGGTAAAGACATGCTGGATAACGAAATGGCGCGCTTAAATCTTAGCTTAAAACAAATAGAGCAATACGCGTTACCGCGTTATAACTTAAAAAACCTTGAGGACTTATATGCGGGCTTAGGGGGAGGAGACATTCGGCTTAATCATCTCATCAACTTTCTACAAAATAAGCTCATCAAAGCAACCGCACAAGAAGTCGATGAAGAAATTCTTCGTCATGTAGCAAATAAAAGTGCGGCAAATAACCAACAAAAAGAAAAGCCCAAAGGCTATGTCATCGTAGAAGGGGTAGGAAACTTAATGCACCATATTGCCCGTTGCTGTCAACCTATTCCTGGCGATCATATTATGGGTTACATTACGATGGGACGCGGTATTTCAATACACCGAAGCGATTGTGAGCAATTTCTCGAATTACAACAAGCTCACCCAGAACGCGTCGTTGAATCGCTTTGGGGAGAAAATTATGCCAGTGGATTCCGCATCAGTATACGCATTCTTGCCAGCGATCGTAGTGGTTTATTGCGAGATATCACAACCGTACTCGCCAATGATAAGATTAGTGTACTTGGGGTATCAAGCCGAACAGATACCAAAAAGCAATTAGCCACAATCGATATGGAAATTGAACTGAATAACGTTCAAGTTTTAAGTAAAATTCTCGCTCGTTTAGCTAAATTAGACGATGTTATCGAAGCAAAACGACTCTAACAATAAAATAGACAGGAATAGAACCATGCATAAAACAACAGGACTCACGCATTTAATTAAAGCAACGGGTTACT
This window contains:
- the relA gene encoding (p)ppGpp synthetase I/GTP pyrophosphokinase (COG0317 Guanosine polyphosphate pyrophosphohydrolases/synthetases); translation: MVAVRSSHLLNPKDFVIETWCGQLDLPASVRDNLIRAWYYSQQKITALASEQKTCSLHGGVEMVEILHSLNMDADSLLTAMLYPVINHKLVELAQVSEEFGSNISKLAKGVMEMDNIRQLNVSQSASSSQVDNVRRMLLAMVDDFRCVIIKLAERITFLRDAEQDCSEEDKVLAAKECANIYAPLANRLGIGQLKWELEDYCFRYLHPEQYRNIAQLLQERRLDREQYIADFVAELNGYLRENIENAEVYGRPKHIYSIWRKMQKKHLAFSDLYDVRAVRIIVPKLQDCYSALGIVHTHFKHIPKEFDDYVANPKPNGYQSIHTVVLGKGGKPVEVQIRTQQMHDDAELGVAAHWKYKEGTVGGRSGYEEKITWLRKLLAWQDDITDSGEIMAEMRSQVFDDRVYVFTPKGEVIDLPTGSTPLDFAYSIHSEIGHRCIGAKVAGRIVPFTYQLQMGDQIEIITQKNPNPSRDWLNPNLGFAHTAKARAKIHAWFKKQDREKNIPAGKDMLDNEMARLNLSLKQIEQYALPRYNLKNLEDLYAGLGGGDIRLNHLINFLQNKLIKATAQEVDEEILRHVANKSAANNQQKEKPKGYVIVEGVGNLMHHIARCCQPIPGDHIMGYITMGRGISIHRSDCEQFLELQQAHPERVVESLWGENYASGFRISIRILASDRSGLLRDITTVLANDKISVLGVSSRTDTKKQLATIDMEIELNNVQVLSKILARLAKLDDVIEAKRL